Proteins from one Impatiens glandulifera chromosome 2, dImpGla2.1, whole genome shotgun sequence genomic window:
- the LOC124927554 gene encoding endoglucanase 3-like has translation MAFSTTMLSWSTLEYGKKLGPQLAEARAAIKWATDYLIKCATATPGVLYVGIGDPNEDHKCWERPEDMDTIRSVYSVSQKNPGSDVAGETAAALAAASLVFRSSNPSYSKLLLSTAKKVMQFAIQYRGAYSDSLGSAVCPFYCSYSGYKDELLWGAAWLYRATNDGSYLNFIKSLGADDSADIFSWDNKFAGARVLLSRRTLVDNDKSFEPFMRQAEDFMCKIVSNSTTTYTRGGLMFKLPQVNMQYVTSITFLLTTYSKYMATTKHTFNCGNQIVTSTTLRVLAKKQVDYILGVNPLKMSYMVGFGQNYPKRIHHRGSSITSFAVHPQSFGCNQGFQQFFYTSNPNPNILTGAIVGGPDQSDGFADNRNDYSQSEPATYINAAAVGPLAYFAGLYSN, from the exons ATGGCCTTCTCGACCACCATGCTATCATGGAGCACTCTCGAGTATGGAAAGAAACTCGGTCCTCAACTTGCGGAAGCTAGAGCTGCGATCAAATGGGCGACGGACTACCTTATAAAGTGCGCCACTGCCACTCCAGGTGTTCTTTACGTTGGAATTGGTGATCCAAATGAGGATCACAAGTGTTGGGAAAGACCGGAGGATATGGACACAATCCGCAGTGTCTACTCTGTCTCGCAGAAAAATCCCGGGTCGGATGTTGCTGGAGAAACTGCAGCCGCGTTGGCTGCAGCTTCTTTGGTTTTTCGATCGTCAAATCCTAGCTATTCGAAATTGTTGTTGAGCACTGCAAAGAAGGTGATGCAGTTTGCTATTCAATATAGAGGAGCTTATAGTGATTCTCTTGGATCAGCAGTTTGTCCATTTTATTGCTCTTATTCTGGATACAAG gACGAGTTGTTGTGGGGTGCGGCGTGGCTGTATAGAGCAACCAACGACGGTTCTTACcttaattttatcaaatcattGGGAGCCGACGATTCGGCAGATATTTTCAGTTGGGACAACAAATTTGCGGGAGCTCGTGTTCTTCTCTCGAGGAGAACATTGGTGGACAACGACAAATCCTTCGAACCATTCATGCGACAAGCCGAAGACTTCATGTGCAAAATTGTATCGAATTCCACCACGACATATACTCGAGGAGGGTTGATGTTCAAACTTCCTCAAGTCAACATGCAATATGTGACATCAATAACCTTCTTACTTACAACCTATAGCAAATACATGGCAACCACAAAACACACATTCAACTGCGGTAACCAAATTGTAACCTCCACGACACTCCGAGTATTAGCAAAGAAACAGGTGGATTACATTCTAGGGGTGAATCCATTGAAGATGTCATACATGGTAGGTTTTGGGCAAAATTATCCGAAAAGGATTCACCACAGGGGATCTTCTATAACTTCATTTGCAGTTCATCCTCAATCCTTTGGCTGCAATCAAGGTTTTCAGCAATTCTTTTACACATCTAATCCTAACCCCAACATACTCACCGGAGCCATTGTGGGTGGCCCAGATCAAAGCGATGGTTTTGCAGATAATCGGAATGATTACAGCCAATCCGAGCCAGCTACTTACATCAATGCTGCTGCAGTTGGACCTTTGGCATACTTTGCCGGTCTCTATAGCAATTAG
- the LOC124927553 gene encoding spliceosome-associated protein 49, whose product MAGPSNCSIYIGNLDERVSERVLYDILIQAGRVVDLSFPRDKETDRTKGFAFAQYETEEIADYAIKLFSGLVTLYNRTLRFAVSGKDKLPNRSALHISSPQLRASPLPNSHGESSPNAARLSEDQTTGYGQVDSNQYNSHRSRYEGTNFDYSRRNLGATNESSSRSRLNPNNTRYKPY is encoded by the exons ATGGCCGGCCCATCCAACTGTTCTATATACATCG GAAATCTGGACGAAAGGGTGAGTGAGAGAGTATTATATGACATTCTTATTCAAGCTGGGCGAGTTGTAGATTTGTCTTTTCCCCGAGATAAAGAAACTGATCGGACTAAAGGTTTTGCCTTTGCACAGTACGAGACTGAAGAGATTGCAGATTATGCTATCAAGCTTTTCTCTGGCCTAGTGACTCTTTATAATCGGACTTTGAGGTTTGCAGTTTCTGGAAAAGACAAATTGCCTAACCGATCTGCTCTGCACATCTCATCTCCTCAACTAAGGGCATCCCCATTACCAAACAGTCACGGTGAAAGTTCCCCAAATGCTGCACGTTTATCAGAAGACCAAACAACTGGTTATGGACAAg TTGATTCCAACCAATATAATAGCCACAGATCTCGTTATGAAGGCACCAATTTTGATTACAGTCGAAGAAATTTGGGAGCAACAAATGAAAGCTCTAGTCGTTCTAGGTTGAATCCTAATAATACTAGATACAAACCTTACTGA